The window CATTTTTTTGAGTGGCAACTAATTCTGAATGGAGGAAGTACACAAAGCTAAGCCACAGCCATGAAATATATATAGGGCGGGGGCGCTCGTTCCACAAGGAGCGGCGGGTAGCTTAGCTATAGCTCGATCGATGAATATGGCTGTAGATGGGTTTGGTGAGCTGGGCATTCGTGTGGTGAGTCGCCGGCTGGTGCTCTGCCTGCCAGCTACTGCTCTGCCTGCCGCTCCACCTCCTTGTCGATCGCGCCCACCCAAACGGACGTCCATGACACATACACCGACAATGTGCTCCTCCACGGCCACGACTACCCAAGTAGTGGCCACGGCACCTCCTCCACAGGCTCGGGCGTGGGCGGTGCTGGTGGCGGTGGGGGCACGTTGGCCTCCACTCCGGCCGCCAATTGGGCCAGCGCCTGCGCAAGGCCAGGCCACCTGGCCTTGCTCCTCGCGCTCGGCCTCCATGATGGCCCTCCATGTGGCCTCCTCGAGGGACACAACGCAGGCCTCCTCGGCATCCTAATCCTCCTCCTTCACCACTCCCGGAAGTGGTGGTGGAGTGGCAAGAACGCGTGGTGCACCGGGCGCACACTTGACGCACTACCGGCAATGTTGGTCGTGCTCGGTGGCAAACCACGCGTCCCAGTTACCGCATACGTTGGGTCACGGCGGAGGTTGGCTAGGAGTAGAGCATGGGATCTCCGTCAGCTGTGCgtggcctgaggccggcaccggAACCCTAGCAAGGTTGAGGTCCCACCCGTGCGGTAGGTTCACACTGGGCTATGGCGCAGGCACGCCATACTCCCAAAAGTACTGGTAGCGGTGCATCGGCATGTAGTGCCGAAACCATGGCTGCCGACTCAAGGTCGATTTATCTGTTCTTATAAACTAGCGAATTAGCAACTATATTACCCAAGAGTAACAACCAAGTCATATATACAATGTACGCTTGCAACCATTGAATAAATTGTACAGAATACCAAACAAAGAAGATTGAACGAGGTCGTGGAACAACTCACATGCACCATCCACAGGTCAAGTGGATGATCCCAATGATGAGCGAATGATCCTAATGACGAGCAGTTGGCGAGATTATGTTGCTCTTGTGATGGTTAGTGATGTCTGCGCTAGAGCTTGCTTACAACCCTGCTGAGGTAAGGAGCTACGGCTACATGCGTATTAGGTTTTATAAGCCGTGAAACCTCGATAAAAGTTGCCGCTATAAGTTTTTTCTTCATGTCATTATAAACCTTATCTTAGGAAAAGGAAGTCTGTAAGATCAATtatgtgtgtgtctatatatatatatatataggacgtCAGTTTGGGACACCTAGGTGCCTGGGCACCTTGCCTCTTCATCGTTGGATCGTGTTCAACGATTGATTTGGAAACCAATAGAAATGCATCAATTGCTAGTTAATTTGGCAGGCTTTAATTCGTGGACCATCCTATGCATGCATGTCGCGTGATAAAAAGGCAGGGTAGTAAGTCGACATTTATTACTTTTTTATATAGCATGTATTATGTCTTTGTATAACAGATCAAATTAGCAATGGGTACGTATGACGCAAGATTTCATTGGATATATACGCACCCTGAGAATGCACATAATTTTGGTAGTAGGTATTGCATACCCgtattttgatatatatatatatatacacacatatacatatacacacacacacacacacacacacacacacacacacacatatatatatatatatatatatatatatatatatatatatatatatatatataagcacacacatatatatatgtatatatatatgggGCATGAAACTGCAAACTACCACTATTGTTGCCGGTCGACCTCCGGGCTCCGGTGCACATCCCAACGTCGCCCTCGTGAAGCAAGCGAATGGCCCCGCGAGCATGTGGACGTTGTCCATGTGGCATTGGGTTCCCGCTTCTTGAGTGAACCGGAAAAAGAAACCAAAGGCGGTCAATCTTCGGCTCGAAAGGAAGCATGGCTTATGGTTTTGTGTTTTTGCGGCGGCGTAGCCGGTCTCCGTCGTGGTGAGCGAGTGGTGGAGGACCGCCGCGATGGAGGAGATGGTGGTCCTTGGGCCCTGATGCCTTTCGTGGCATGTGGGCCGCGTCTTGTATTCGATGGCCGGGGACGCCATCCGGAGCAGCTTGAGAAGGCACCGTCGGGGCTTTGCGCTTGCACCCCTATGCAGCCATGCCCGGCGCAGCGGGCTGTCCGCTGTGTGTCTTGCGGAGTCTGAGTGCATCCATCGGCTGATTTTTATTTTATTCTTTCGATGAGGATTAGTAGTCGGAGAGTAGATAGGTCCTTccttcgtcccataatataagagcgtgtGTGTTTGTTGACGCTAGCaatgtcaaaaacgctcttataaaATGGGAGGGAGTCCCTCGCAGAGAAAAAAAGAGAGTAGATAGCTACTTTATCTTTTATTTTGAAGGTGGGAGTATATTGATAACTACTTAGTGCACGTACGAAAAGAAAGACACGATCGCCTAAAAAAAAGAAATACTATATTGAGATATATATAGGGCGTGCGGGCGCTAGCAGTTCCACAACGAGCGGCGGGTAGCTAGGTTCAACATCGATATAGGTTGAATATGGCTGTAGATGGGTTTGGCGAGGTGGGCATTCGTGTGGTGAGTCGCCGGCTGGTGAAGGCATCCGACCCCTCCATCCAACCGCAGGTGGTGCCCCTCTCCAACCTCGACCTGTACGTCGGCAACGTACAAGTCGCCATACTATGCCTCTATCCCAAGCCTCCGGCGGGCAGGGATTTCGCCGGCGTGGTGGCCACCTTCGAGTCCTTGCTGCCGGCTTTACTCAACGAGTTCTACCCTTTCGCCGGCCGCATCGGCACCAACCCAAGCTCAGGCCTCCCCGAGCTGCTCTGCCAGAACCAGGGTGCAGAGCTGATCGTGGGAGAGGTCGGCGTCGCTCTGGGGAGCCTGGACTACGGCCTGGCGGACAAGTCCCTGAAGAAGCTGATGCTCCCGTACGCGGAGGACGTCACCTTCTCGGTGCAGCTGCTATCCTTCGCCTGCGGCAGCTTCTCCGTGCTGTGGGCAACCAACCACCTCGTCGGCGACGGCCATGACAACATCAGGTTCCTGCGGATGTGGTCTGAGCTCGCACGAACGGGCAAAATCGTCGCCGACGGCGGGGACGGAAAGCTAAGCCACGACCGCTCGGTGTTCCGCCCTCGCAACCCGCCGTCATACAGAGCCTCGCTCGCCACCGACCTAACGACGTTCGACCCGCGCCGGCTGGTAAACGTCCTGACGGCCCACGACAGCTTCGTCGACCGCCTCTACTACATCGACACGGCCGACATCGCCAGGCTGCGCGAGATGGCGAGCACCAAGCTGCAGCGCTCGTCACGCGTCCAGGCCGTGTCCGCGTACCTGTGGAAGGTCCTCGCCGGCGTGGTTGCCGCTTCCCGCGTGCCCGAGGAGCGCTGCCGCATGGGGTGGTGGGTGAGCGCGCGCCGTCGTCTCACGTCGCCTCACCTCGCCTCTGCGATGCGCAACTACTTCGGCAACGTCACGA is drawn from Aegilops tauschii subsp. strangulata cultivar AL8/78 chromosome 1, Aet v6.0, whole genome shotgun sequence and contains these coding sequences:
- the LOC109745982 gene encoding coniferyl alcohol acyltransferase; its protein translation is MAVDGFGEVGIRVVSRRLVKASDPSIQPQVVPLSNLDLYVGNVQVAILCLYPKPPAGRDFAGVVATFESLLPALLNEFYPFAGRIGTNPSSGLPELLCQNQGAELIVGEVGVALGSLDYGLADKSLKKLMLPYAEDVTFSVQLLSFACGSFSVLWATNHLVGDGHDNIRFLRMWSELARTGKIVADGGDGKLSHDRSVFRPRNPPSYRASLATDLTTFDPRRLVNVLTAHDSFVDRLYYIDTADIARLREMASTKLQRSSRVQAVSAYLWKVLAGVVAASRVPEERCRMGWWVSARRRLTSPHLASAMRNYFGNVTTYAYGDAKLEEIQRKSLAEVAAMAREPVASVNYDEYIQDLVDFVEVHKGQGLMETAVVGLGSPTLSQSVFDSFPLDTDFGFGQAALAMPISDFANLCSAYLSISARPAGDGSWLVSAYIWPRLAAALEADEQHIFKPLTADYLGLTAC